The Alteromonas stellipolaris genome segment AATGAACTCATTTATGTAACAAGCGAAAAAGAGACTAAAAACTATGAATCCTTCGAAGCGTTGCTTGCAGACGGTAAGTGTACTGATTCAGACTTAATCCAACATGAAAGTATTATTAAATACATTCTTACCATGGCCGCTACTCGACTAAATAATGAACGCGAAGTGTTTCCTGACGCAGGAGGTTTGATTCTTGCTTCATCAACAGCCCACGCAAAGCACATTCAAAAACTAATGATGAGTCTTGGTGAAATAAGTGTACTAGTTAGCTATCAAGAACAAGACCCTACAGAAACTATTGCTCGATTCAAAAAAATGAACCAGAAATGGATAATATCAATTGGGATGATAAGTGAAGGGACAAATATCCCACGATTGCGGATTTGTTGTTATTTGTCTCAAACAACAACTGAGCTCTATTTCAGGCAGGTGTTGGGGCGAATACTGAGGGTTCACTCTTCTGATAACGAGACTGGATTTTTTTTTATGCTTGCACATCCGTCGCTTGTCACATATGCCCTCAGAGTCGCTGAAGAAGTTCCTCATAGAGCAGTATTTAAATGTGAAAAACTTAAAACACAAAGTTGTATTCACGATGAGGGTTCTACTAGTCTAGAAATTAAGTATGAAAAACCCAGTGATGACCTATACCTAAAAAGTTCGCTTTCAATGCTCAAAAAAGCTAATTCGCTAGAGTGTGACCTGGATGATTGGTCTGTAACTAAAATTGGCTCATTCGGCAGGTTCTACCAACAAATTTATCAACTCTAAGTCTCTGCATTGCACAATTCGTGTCCAGTTAGTTGAAAGTGATAGTTCTAAAGAAATATATAAAAATATGAAAGTTAGTAGTATCAGCTGCAACGAGGTGTATAGCTTGTAGGGACCTTGCTAATTACATAGTAATCTGTAGGTTTGAATAAAAGAATGTATAAAAATCAAACTCCAACACTTGATTGTAGCTCAATAACCGCGACACTGAGTTTATTAACAGTAATAAGGGCCTGCTGCGAGTGACGGAAAAAAATTTTGAGATAAGACAGTTTCATACTTTTGAAGAGATATTAGCACTCGAAGGTTTTGTAAATAAGCAGCCAATAACTAAGGAGAAGTACAAGAAAATACTTGGACATTACGATTTTGATTTCGATGTGAAATGTTGTTTAGAAAAACCTAACAGTAGGCTTTGTAATCATGACCACCAATTTGGATTCGTAGTAAGATTGCAAGATAACAGTGTAAGCATATTGGGGAATGTTTGCGCAAAAAATCACTTTGATGCAGATACAAATATTCGTAAAGATCTTTTTGCTTACAATCGCGAGAAACGCCGCCAAGAGAAATTTGAAAGATTTTATACTCTACTGGCTGACAAGGATATTGCGTTGGAAAAACTGAAGGTCTGCCTGAATAGTATTGAAGAGCAGGAAAGTATCGTTTTAGATTTTTATTCTGAGCTTGAACCACTATTGCAAAATATCTTGATAAATCGTTCCCGTGATAGGAGCATTGCAGTTTACGTTACACTCACTAAGTACTTTAAAGGAGAGGAAAAAGGCGGATATGAATATATAGAGAAACGGAGTTCACCCACTAGGTTAGGGTCTTTAAACTCACTTAGGGTTTTTGGTAGTCATTACTTTTCCACTGCGAAGCATCAGTTGAAGAAAATCCGTCGAGCATTTGAGCGTGCTAATAATATTCAACAAGCCATTAAAACTTCAGAGCTAGAAAAACTATCTGTAGAAATAGCAGCAATCGAAAATGTTGACAAACTTGTCGACGAT includes the following:
- a CDS encoding DEAD/DEAH box helicase; its protein translation is MLDSGRVDLVICLSPSTIIAHDFRLTLESITKRKFCGGLGASGQSITYQSMIHLDSNFWSLFEQYRVFAIFDEIHHCAGQDQINANAWGLNVFKHIQNKAFYTLALTGTPWRSDTIPITLCRYAMDNNTVQVEFKYDLKRAIKEKVCRMPVICAIDNELIYVTSEKETKNYESFEALLADGKCTDSDLIQHESIIKYILTMAATRLNNEREVFPDAGGLILASSTAHAKHIQKLMMSLGEISVLVSYQEQDPTETIARFKKMNQKWIISIGMISEGTNIPRLRICCYLSQTTTELYFRQVLGRILRVHSSDNETGFFFMLAHPSLVTYALRVAEEVPHRAVFKCEKLKTQSCIHDEGSTSLEIKYEKPSDDLYLKSSLSMLKKANSLECDLDDWSVTKIGSFGRFYQQIYQL